TGCCTCATCCTCAGTTCAGTCCAGAGAAGTGAACCCAGTTCCTCTAAATGGAACAGAAAGCTTAGAGTTTCCATCTGAAAGAGTTATGCTGGTTGCTGGAACAGAAAGTTGTGGCTTGGCTAAGGATCAGAGAGGAAGCCTGGAAGAAGTCAGGGTTCTAGGGGATAATCATGATGAGCATACTGCCTCCATGAGATGTGGGCATATTGCTGATGATGAATTCAACCATATTGAATCAGATATTCCTGATGTCAGTACTACTATGCCTCTGGATACATTTGGAGATGAACCTCATCAAAAGATCTCTGTTGATGAAGTCGGAGATGATAGGGAACAATGTGCTGAACTTAGAACTTCAAGTGGTCCTCTCCTGGTCAAGACTCGAGGAAATGAATCCCAATGTGACTATGAACACCAGTTTCAACTAAAAGCACCATGCTCTGCATCTCTCAATGGATGCAAGCAGAAGATCATCGCACATGAAGCTGAAGAGAATATGGACCGTTGTTGTGAAGCGGGGACATCAAGTGATAGTGAGGGGTATCACTACGGTAATATTGATGTCTTCTTTGAGAAAAATGAGTTCTTGAGCTCTCAGGCAACAAACAGTTATGATCCATCAACTAGTTGGACGTTCCAAAATCTTTGTATGAAGTGTAATGAAGGTGGTCAGCTGTTGGTATGTAGCACAAGTAATTGCCCGGTGATGGTTCATGAGAACTGTTTGGGTTCCTCACCCAGCTTTGACAACAATGGTAAATTTTACTGCCCCTTCTGTGCATATTCCCTTTCTATTTCTGAGTACCTTGTAGCTAAGAAAAAGGCCTCCTTGGCAAGGAAAGAATTAACTTTGTTTTTGGGTATGGGTTTGGACCAAAAGCCAGAGGAACTTACTAAGACATTGCATAGAGATGAGGATCTTCTCGTCAAAAGTCGTGAAAATGGTTACTTGGAAGAGAGAGTAAATGGTCAGACTGGTCACGACGGGGAACATGCAGATGAAGTCAATAATTTTCATTGTAGAAGAAGTGTAGATGATAAGCAACAAGCAGAACCTTCTGCATTATGTGATAATGTCAATTCAGTACTTAGAGAGGAAGAGCCAGCTGAAATTACCAGGACACTAAATGTATTAACTGAAGAGAAAGAAGGGCAAGTAAATTCTATCCAAGTTGTAAGAGTGGTTGAAGGAGACAACCGAGAAGCAGCTGAGCATGATGGTCATAATTCATCCTGTAGAAACACAGATGTTGTTCCTGTCAATCAAAGTCACGTGGAGGAAGAACTCCAGCAGGAAGTTTTAGAGCAGCAGATTGCCTACCCACCAGATGAACCTGTTTGTGTACATGATACTCATGCAGATGGTGAGAATTTATCCTGTAGAAACACAGGCGTTATTCCTGGCATTCAGAGACACTCAAAGGAACAAATCCAGCAGGAAGTTTCAGAGCAACAGATCGCTGAGCCAACAGAGGAACCTGTTTGCGCACTTGATGCTTATGCAGAGGATATTTCTGAAGAGGAAAATGAGAAGTCTATCATTTCTAATTATTCTAAAAGAGTCCCAAAGCAAGAGAGGCATGAGTAAGTTGCTTATATGCCTAGTTGTTTCTGTACATTTATCATCTTTCCTTCATGTAATTCTGGATGTCTAGTACTTCTACCTCCATATTCAGGAGCTGCCTTGAAAATGTATTATGTTCTATGGTACACCAGTTTCATCTTGGACTCATGTTATCctgctgataaaaaaaatctgggaCTCATGTTCTTCTCCCCTTCTACCCCTACGCACACTTCTTGGTTATCAGTAGCAGTTTAACATtctacttatttaaaaaaaaaaacaaacgtaGCAGTTTAGCATTCTATATATTGGTTATTCTTCATTGATACCGAACCTTGCTTTAATTTGCAGTACTTACCCAGCAAGTCCTCAGCTAAGGCGAAAGAAAGTTCCGTGGACAGCTGAGGAGGAAGAGATACTGAAGGTACTTATTTTGTTGTATGCTTACATTGCTTCATGATGGAAACTTGTATAACTGTATCGATTAACTTGACATTATATAGGTAATCACATTAATACATTTATGATCCCAGCAGTGTTTCAAAAGTATGGTTATTCGTGTGGCTTCGATTTCTGACCTATGGCgtatagttatataattgaAAGGTTTGTACCAtttttagttatataattaattataattttgttgtaATGTAGGAAGGAGTGCAGAAATTTTCAAACACCAATGACAGAAATATTCCATGGaagaagattttagaatttGGTGGCGATGTTCTGCACATTCGGACAACAGTAGACTTGAAGGATAAATGGAGGAACTTGTGCAAAGTGGGCCCGAGGTGAAAATGAAGTCCTGTCAGGGGATATGGAAAcccaaaaaagaacaaaaacacaCAATCTAAGAGTGGAATTAGCTGTGCTAGGATCTGTACTGAGATTGATGTGTGGTTCATTTTGTTGAGCActttttgttagaataatttcaaatatggGTTTCATTTGATTGCATGTTTTATATAACGGGTTAGATATAGCTCACAAAGGTACTTTGGTTTAACCCAttaagttgagtgatcatttggggttTATTGCATcttagtaatataggattatattctatttaaattgtGTTAAAATTTTCTAGACCCATTGGaatttgagtccttaatgggaggactccataagttttcaacTTATAAGAGGCTTGGTCCCCTCTCCTCTCCATACGTCCATTGGCTTGCCCCATTGAAAGCTTATATTTTGTGAGGAGCAAGAAGGGGAAGATCAGTCTGCATTCTTCAACCATGTCTTCTGCAGGTACATTCTCAATGTTTCGTATCCTGTATTTGTTCTTAAAGATCTTTCTTCCTAgcatgttttcttgtttttacatttggtatcagagccaccatGCTAGGATTAGAATCTTTCGTAAGAATAAAATGATGTTCTGTTTTCGATTTTTCTCTATACAAACCGATCactcaaaatcaaatttgttgTATTTACTTATTGTAAATCTTCAAATCTTTTGGGTTTTTATTCCTCTTAATCTccttattcttttgttttttaattggGCCTTATGATTATggtttcttttaatattttgttttattattttttggaaccattttttgaaaagaaaatcgtATTACATAAACAATTGATCAAATTCATATCAAAATCGTTTTCTGGAATTTTGTTTACTTGTTTTAGATGTCTTTAATTCATTGCTTTGTTtcggttttgagtttttacaaAATTAGGGTTCATACCCATTTCAAAGTTTGATTAATCTACACTAAATATGGATACCCATTGTTTTAAAGcatcatatatgtatttttcggGTACTCAATAATGTTTCTcctatattaattttgttttttgactcaagaattgcaagaaattgagaaaaatccaTTTGAAAACCCGTTGATCCGAATTGCAGACCCGCGACCCGCTTTCAGACCTggctggaggttgaagatgaattcTCCTCCTGCCAGAACGTTGCCCACGTGCATCACGTGGGCGTGCGGTCCGTGTAGCCACATGAACagtgttttttgttattttcttttttcagtatttatttacTCGCCCtattaattctttatatatattttgaaaaattttagtaCCATCATAAGACactgttttataattttgaatattaattacaCCTTTTTCTAAGGGCTACAATGTACTGAATATTGTGATAAATTTTCTGGTGAATTGTCTGTTTCTTATATGATCTATGCATATATGTACTCTCTCTCTTAGCATGTTTTGGatacatattaattttgaaacttGTTATAagcattttttgtatatatatgcttttcaagttcttatttaattttaggcATATCTGTTGTCTTATATACTTGATCTATTCACACTGTTTTTGTCTCACAATCACATTTGAACTCTGACTTTGATTGTGTCAagttgatgattattattatcattttgtgattgtaattCATGGGCATTCAGATTATCCTTATTTTTCCATTAagtgaaatttttgaaatattagtgGATGGTAGCCGCCAAAGTGGCACtcattgatatttatttataaaaagaaaagaaaagaaaaggaaaatgatatctttgttttctaatttattgcacATAATATCTTGCACAAATGTGTCATTGTGTgtgatattttagaaaatggtGTGAACTAGTTAATGAGATTGCGTTAGtctagaaatttatttctgCTTTAAAGTGATGGTATTTcaaaactgatgtgattttattaattagttttatgaTATGTTTTAAGAGTACCTTATAGCATGTTGTTTAGTCAGCCCAAAGGTGACTTTACAATGGTGCACCAAGGCTCTTACCGTAATGAATCTCATATGGTTCTGAGCTTAATTATGGACTATCTAATTAATAGCCCATATTAATTAGAAAAGATTTGTTATCATCTATTGACTGCATGCATTATGATTGGATGATAATTGAATAAAGTGTATTATTTCATGTTTCCACAGTTTTGAGTGCCTCCTATATTTCAAGTcaattatatgatattgaaaCATTGACTGAGAATAATTATGTGAGATGGAAACGAGACGTAGAAATTGTTCTTGGtcttttgggattggattttgcTCTGGAGGAGCAACCTTCAAAACCTACTGATAAGAGCACTGTTGAATATGTGGCTGAATATCAAGATAGGGCAAATAGGCTTTGTTTAAAGATCATCAAATGTTCTATATCGGATTCAATTATAAGAGCTATTCCGGACAATGacaatgctaaaaaaaattttggatgcCATAGGTCAAGTTTTGTTGAATCCGATAAAGTTGAAACTTGAGACCTGATGGATAGACTGATGGgtatgaaatatgatggttcGAGTGGAGTTAAGGAGTacattatgaaaatgatacatatatccTCTAAGCTAAAAgctctcaaaattctcattgtT
This genomic interval from Juglans regia cultivar Chandler chromosome 3, Walnut 2.0, whole genome shotgun sequence contains the following:
- the LOC109007222 gene encoding uncharacterized protein LOC109007222 isoform X1, which translates into the protein MDEASGCASSLAWIWVIEALASFKEVDVSILHDLIEMVPELPDNLGKNMREMLALRCLEVLFGPSNGITKDGCSSLASKVGFDMSKSCEDVLEHIVQETSLSDLKMAGLELSNCNAHPFIIHKRACMPKLALQQLKDSLLDGSHPYVDTLKVRSGLANAGEIVPVYNVKHSALTQRVNKSCLDTQHMGPKGNVMPRIVEGRKKLLENNLCTGILLDSKRKRNTLATENMDEDFHENRNRLDACDDPNINAKRQKQFASSSVQSREVNPVPLNGTESLEFPSERVMLVAGTESCGLAKDQRGSLEEVRVLGDNHDEHTASMRCGHIADDEFNHIESDIPDVSTTMPLDTFGDEPHQKISVDEVGDDREQCAELRTSSGPLLVKTRGNESQCDYEHQFQLKAPCSASLNGCKQKIIAHEAEENMDRCCEAGTSSDSEGYHYGNIDVFFEKNEFLSSQATNSYDPSTSWTFQNLCMKCNEGGQLLVCSTSNCPVMVHENCLGSSPSFDNNGKFYCPFCAYSLSISEYLVAKKKASLARKELTLFLGMGLDQKPEELTKTLHRDEDLLVKSRENGYLEERVNGQTGHDGEHADEVNNFHCRRSVDDKQQAEPSALCDNVNSVLREEEPAEITRTLNVLTEEKEGQVNSIQVVRVVEGDNREAAEHDGHNSSCRNTDVVPVNQSHVEEELQQEVLEQQIAYPPDEPVCVHDTHADGENLSCRNTGVIPGIQRHSKEQIQQEVSEQQIAEPTEEPVCALDAYAEDISEEENEKSIISNYSKRVPKQERHDTYPASPQLRRKKVPWTAEEEEILKEGVQKFSNTNDRNIPWKKILEFGGDVLHIRTTVDLKDKWRNLCKVGPR
- the LOC109007222 gene encoding uncharacterized protein LOC109007222 isoform X2 produces the protein MDEASGCASSLAWIWVIEALASFKEVDVSILHDLIEMVPELPDNLGKNMREMLALRCLEVLFGPSNGITKDGCSSLASKVGFDMSKSCEDVLEHIVQETSLSDLKMAGLELSNCNAHPFIIHKRACMPKLALQQLKDSLLDGSHPYVDTLKHMGPKGNVMPRIVEGRKKLLENNLCTGILLDSKRKRNTLATENMDEDFHENRNRLDACDDPNINAKRQKQFASSSVQSREVNPVPLNGTESLEFPSERVMLVAGTESCGLAKDQRGSLEEVRVLGDNHDEHTASMRCGHIADDEFNHIESDIPDVSTTMPLDTFGDEPHQKISVDEVGDDREQCAELRTSSGPLLVKTRGNESQCDYEHQFQLKAPCSASLNGCKQKIIAHEAEENMDRCCEAGTSSDSEGYHYGNIDVFFEKNEFLSSQATNSYDPSTSWTFQNLCMKCNEGGQLLVCSTSNCPVMVHENCLGSSPSFDNNGKFYCPFCAYSLSISEYLVAKKKASLARKELTLFLGMGLDQKPEELTKTLHRDEDLLVKSRENGYLEERVNGQTGHDGEHADEVNNFHCRRSVDDKQQAEPSALCDNVNSVLREEEPAEITRTLNVLTEEKEGQVNSIQVVRVVEGDNREAAEHDGHNSSCRNTDVVPVNQSHVEEELQQEVLEQQIAYPPDEPVCVHDTHADGENLSCRNTGVIPGIQRHSKEQIQQEVSEQQIAEPTEEPVCALDAYAEDISEEENEKSIISNYSKRVPKQERHDTYPASPQLRRKKVPWTAEEEEILKEGVQKFSNTNDRNIPWKKILEFGGDVLHIRTTVDLKDKWRNLCKVGPR